The Pseudomonas cucumis sequence AAGGCAGGCGCTCTCCCAGCTGAGCTATGGCCCCGTATTTCTACAGGCGTTTCCCACACAAAATTGGTGGGTCTGGGCAGATTCGAACTGCCGACCTCACCCTTATCAGGGGTGCGCTCTAACCAACTGAGCTACAGACCCAATTTCGGGCTGCTTCTTATCGTCTTCTTCAATGAATCAAGCAATTCGTGTGGGAACTTATGGAGCAGCTGATGTCGTCGATTAAGGAGGTGATCCAGCCGCAGGTTCCCCTACGGCTACCTTGTTACGACTTCACCCCAGTCATGAATCACACCGTGGTAACCGTCCTCCCGAAGGTTAGACTAGCTACTTCTGGTGCAACCCACTCCCATGGTGTGACGGGCGGTGTGTACAAGGCCCGGGAACGTATTCACCGCGACATTCTGATTCGCGATTACTAGCGATTCCGACTTCACGCAGTCGAGTTGCAGACTGCGATCCGGACTACGATCGGTTTTCTGGGATTAGCTCCACCTCGCGGCTTGGCAACCCTCTGTACCGACCATTGTAGCACGTGTGTAGCCCAGGCCGTAAGGGCCATGATGACTTGACGTCATCCCCACCTTCCTCCGGTTTGTCACCGGCAGTCTCCTTAGAGTGCCCACCATTACGTGCTGGTAACTAAGGACAAGGGTTGCGCTCGTTACGGGACTTAACCCAACATCTCACGACACGAGCTGACGACAGCCATGCAGCACCTGTCTCAATGTTCCCGAAGGCACCAATCCATCTCTGGAAAGTTCATTGGATGTCAAGGCCTGGTAAGGTTCTTCGCGTTGCTTCGAATTAAACCACATGCTCCACCGCTTGTGCGGGCCCCCGTCAATTCATTTGAGTTTTAACCTTGCGGCCGTACTCCCCAGGCGGTCAACTTAATGCGTTAGCTGCGCCACTAAGAGCTCAAGGCTCCCAACGGCTAGTTGACATCGTTTACGGCGTGGACTACCAGGGTATCTAATCCTGTTTGCTCCCCACGCTTTCGCACCTCAGTGTCAGTATCAGTCCAGGTGGTCGCCTTCGCCACTGGTGTTCCTTCCTATATCTACGCATTTCACCGCTACACAGGAAATTCCACCACCCTCTACCATACTCTAGCTCGTCAGTTTTGAATGCAGTTCCCAGGTTGAGCCCGGGGATTTCACATCCAACTTAACGAACCACCTACGCGCGCTTTACGCCCAGTAATTCCGATTAACGCTTGCACCCTCTGTATTACCGCGGCTGCTGGCACAGAGTTAGCCGGTGCTTATTCTGTCGGTAACGTCAAAACAATTACGTATTAGGTAACTGCCCTTCCTCCCAACTTAAAGTGCTTTACAATCCGAAGACCTTCTTCACACACGCGGCATGGCTGGATCAGGCTTTCGCCCATTGTCCAATATTCCCCACTGCTGCCTCCCGTAGGAGTCTGGACCGTGTCTCAGTTCCAGTGTGACTGATCATCCTCTCAGACCAGTTACGGATCGTCGCCTTGGTGAGCCATTACCTCACCAACTAGCTAATCCGACCTAGGCTCATCTGATAGCGCAAGGCCCGAAGGTCCCCTGCTTTCTCCCGTAGGACGTATGCGGTATTAGCGTCCGTTTCCGAGCGTTATCCCCCACTATCAGGCAGATTCCTAGGCATTACTCACCCGTCCGCCGCTCGCCACCAGGTACAAGTACCCGTGCTGCCGCTCGACTTGCATGTGTTAGGCCTGCCGCCAGCGTTCAATCTGAGCCATGATCAAACTCTTCAGTTCAAACATCTTTGGGTTTTTAAGAAACCCTAAACTTGGCTCAGCAATCGTTGGTTACATCTTTGATTTCTCGCGGAGTAACTTGTGATGCTGATAATCTTGTTGACTATCAGTCTGACTCCACAAGCACCCACACGAATTGCTTGATTCAGTTGTTAAAGAGCGGTTGGTTAAGATCTTTCGTCTCAACCGAGGCGCGCATTCTACAGCAGCCTCTGTTGCTGTCAAGCGGTTATTTTCAGAAGTTTTCAAGGTTTCGCTTGGAAATCCTTAACAACTTCAACCACTTGCGCTTCCGATCTCTCGTTAGCGGGAGGCGAATTCTACAGCGTTACTCGCTGCTGTCAACACCTCTTTTTCTCCGCTTTCGACCGAGAAGATCGAACCGTCAAAAGAGCCAAACAACACCGCCCTTTCAACTCCTTCTGACTTCGATGAACTGAAGCGTAACCGCTGCCGAAAACCGCATAACTCTTTGTTTACCAAGGAGTTTTCCGTTTCGACTGCGCCGGAAGTGGGGCGAATTATAGACTTCCAGAATCTGCCGTCAACCCCTGATTTGGGTTTTCTATCAGGATGTTCAAAAACCCTGCTTATATATAGACGCGCCCGCAACGAATGCGCAGTATATTGCCCAACATATAAAACAATACTCTCGCTTGCTACTTCGGACGATGCCACGCAATGAATGACCGCCCCCGCAGCTTTGCCTCGACCCTGTTCTCGGTTGGCCTGCTCTTGATAGCCATGGCATCGATCCAGTCCGGAGCCTCCCTGGCCAAAAGCATGTTCCCGGTTATCGGTGCTCAAGGAACGACCACCCTGCGACTGATCTTTGCCAGCGTGATCATGCTGCTGCTATTGCGCCCATGGCGAGCAAAGCTCACCGCGAAATCCCTGCGCACCGTTATCGTCTACGGGATGGCATTGGGCGGCATGAACTTCCTCTTCTATATGTCCTTGCGCACAGTCCCCCTGGGTATCGCCGTAGCCCTGGAGTTCACCGGCCCATTGGCAGTCGCTATCTATGCCTCACGCCGAGCGATCGACTTTTTATGGATCGCTCTGGCAGCGTTGGGTTTACTGCTATTGATTCCGACAGGCGCCACAACTACAGGCATCGACCTGGTCGGTGCAGGTTATGCGCTGGGTGCTGGTGTCTGCTGGGCGTTGTACATTCTGTTCGGCCAAAAGGCTGGTGCTGATCATGGGGTACAGACAGCAGCATTGGGCGTGATGATTGCCGCCCTGTTCGTAGCGCCCATCGGCATTGTCCACGCTGGCGCCGCGTTACTGACACCCTCGTTGATTCCCGTGGCCATTGGGGTCGCCATTCTGTCCACCGCTCTGCCCTATACCTTGGAGATGGTCGCCCTCACACGGATTCCAACCCGGACCTTCGGTACGTTAATGAGCATCGAACCTGCGATCGGCGCGCTGTCCGGCCTGTTGTTCCTCCAGGAATACCTTTCACTGTCACAGTGGATGGCTATCCTGTGCATCATTCTGGCTTCCGTCGGCGCGACCATGACCATGGGGAGTACCGCCAAGCCTGTGATCGCAGCGGATTGAAACGAGATTGACGAAGGTCTGGTATTTACCGCTCAATTAGGCCATGTTTAGGCTATGTAACTCAGTGTCAGACATGGATTTTTTCAGATAGGGATATCAGAACGCTTCAAGCAAAAGCGAATGCAGGCAGACCCAGGCACAGATCCGGGGCCGCTATTAAGGATAGT is a genomic window containing:
- the rhtA gene encoding threonine/homoserine exporter RhtA, with the translated sequence MNDRPRSFASTLFSVGLLLIAMASIQSGASLAKSMFPVIGAQGTTTLRLIFASVIMLLLLRPWRAKLTAKSLRTVIVYGMALGGMNFLFYMSLRTVPLGIAVALEFTGPLAVAIYASRRAIDFLWIALAALGLLLLIPTGATTTGIDLVGAGYALGAGVCWALYILFGQKAGADHGVQTAALGVMIAALFVAPIGIVHAGAALLTPSLIPVAIGVAILSTALPYTLEMVALTRIPTRTFGTLMSIEPAIGALSGLLFLQEYLSLSQWMAILCIILASVGATMTMGSTAKPVIAAD